Proteins found in one Triticum aestivum cultivar Chinese Spring chromosome 4D, IWGSC CS RefSeq v2.1, whole genome shotgun sequence genomic segment:
- the LOC123096441 gene encoding F-box/LRR-repeat protein 13, with translation MNHGDPGHRCRCSHGPRCAGAPPQEGLAAAALDSRVRPLPMGAEAESMLRQIGAYTPNLDAHTVTLLSCVHSVLPPPPVASNHAALSALLPPPQDGGDDRISGLPDKLLRDIVSRLPVKDGARTAALSCRWRGVWRSVPLVLVDSDLLPVQTGSGLQVAHADAQRVASAVTRILDAHPGPFRSVHLICSFLDKCPDLLARWLQLLAVKGVQELVLVNRPWPLNMRIPPTFFAMATLTRLYLGVFEFPDTRILPRAASFPHLRELGLCCVQILRREDMDFILARSPVLEILCIQVNMLMKHLLLVSRSLRCVQVIESIDLSIAVKDAPHLERLIIWAATVRDGLPRRVNIGHAPALSLVGYLDPERHSLEIGNTVIKAGTTASPSTMVPSVKILGVRVCFGVRNVAKMLPSFLRCFPNVERLHLESNETYEPTGKLNNQFWQEVGAIECVQSHMKLMVFYGFRGERGELSFLKFVLESALVLTKLVIVFTKGSFTSMAEASSKVKPLFAAKWASKDCSLVLLESVFQAGEDKWLLNFKAGSDFSTGDPFTRTAALRGCNF, from the exons ATGAATCACGGGGACCCAGGACACCGCTGTAGGTGTTCCCATGGACCGCGGTGTGCCGGTGCGCCGCCCCAGGAAGGCCTCGCGGCGGCGGCCCTGGACAGCCGTGTGCGGCCCCTCCCCATGGGCGCCGAGGCGGAGTCCATGCTGCGGCAGATCGGCGCGTACACGCCCAACCTCGACGCGCACACGGTGACCCTCCTCTCATGCGTCCACTCCGTCCTCCCTCCTCCGCCCGTCGCCTCCAACCACGCCGccctctccgccctcctccccCCGCCCCAGGACGGCGGCGACGACCGCATCAGCGGCCTCCCCGACAAGCTCCTCCGCGACATCGTCTCCCGCCTCCCCGTCAAGGAcggcgcgcgcaccgccgcgctcTCCTGCCGCTGGCGCGGCGTCTGGCGCTCCGTGCCGCTCGTCCTCGTCGACTCCGACCTCCTCCCCGTCCAAACCGGCTCGGGCCTGCAGGTCGCGCACGCGGACGCGCAGCGCGTCGCCTCCGCCGTCACCCGCATCCTCGACGCTCACCCGGGCCCCTTCCGCTCCGTCCACCTCATCTGCAGCTTCCTGGACAAGTGCCCGGACCTGCTCGCCCGCTGGCTCCAGCTCCTCGCCGTCAAGGGTGTCCAGGAACTCGTCCTCGTCAACCGCCCGTGGCCGCTCAACATGCGCATCCCTCCCACCTTCTTCGCCATGGCAACCCTCACCCGCCTGTACCTTGGCGTCTTCGAGTTCCCTGACACGAGGATCCTCCCGCGCGCCGCGTCATTCCCACACCTCCGCGAACTCGGCCTCTGCTGCGTCCAGATCCTGAGGAGGGAGGACATGGACTTCATCCTCGCCAGGAGCCCCGTGCTGGAAATCCTATGCATCCAAGTGAACATGCTGATGAAACACCTACTCCTCGTCAGCCGCAGCCTCCGTTGCGTGCAGGTCATCGAAAGCATTGATCTGAGCATCGCAGTGAAAGACGCCCCGCACCTCGAAAGGCTCATCATCTGGGCAGCAACGGTCCGCGATGGCTTGCCCAGGAGGGTCAATATTGGCCATGCCCCTGCACTAAGCTTGGTTGGCTATCTGGACCCGGAACGGCACAGCCTAGAGATCGGCAACACCGTCATCAAG GCTGGGACAACGGCGAGTCCGAGCACAATGGTCCCAAGCGTCAAGATCCTCGGCGTAAGAGTGTGCTTTGGAGTCCGCAACGTTGCGAAGATGCTGCCCAGCTTCCTCAGATGCTTTCCCAACGTCGAGAGGCTGCATCTTGAG TCCAACGAAACTTATGAGCCCACTGGCAAGCTCAACAACCAGTTCTGGCAGGAGGTTGGCGCTATCGAATGCGTGCAGTCACACATGAAGCTGATGGTCTTCTACGGCTTCCGAGGGGAGCGGGGCGAGCTTTCCTTCCTCAAGTTCGTCCTGGAGAGCGCACTGGTGTTGACAAAGCTGGTGATCGTGTTCACCAAGGGGAGCTTCACCTCAATGGCAGAGGCCAGCTCCAAGGTGAAACCTCTGTTTGCTGCAAAATGGGCCAGCAAAGACTGCTCACTGGTGCTCTTGGAGAGTGTGTTTCAAGCAGGGGAAGACAAGTGGTTGCTCAACTTCAAAGCAGGGTCTGATTTCTCTACAGGGGACCCATTCACGCGCACCGCTGCTCTTCGTGGCTGCAACTTTTAA